A window from Electrophorus electricus isolate fEleEle1 chromosome 7, fEleEle1.pri, whole genome shotgun sequence encodes these proteins:
- the tpm4b gene encoding tropomyosin 4b isoform X1 gives MEAIKKKMQMLKLDKENAVDRAEQAESDKKAAEDKCKQLEEELLGLQKKLKGTEDELDKYSEALKDAQEKLELSEKKASDAEGEVAALNRRIQLIEEELDRAQERLATALQKLEEAEKAADESERGMKVIENRAMKDEEKMEIQELQLKEAKHIAEEADRKYEEVARKLVILEGDLERAEERAEISELKGGDMEEELKNVTNNLKSLEAQSEKYSEKEDKYEDEIKLLSDKLKEAETRAEFAERTVAKLEKTIDDLEEGLAGAKEENLNLHQVLDQTLQELNSL, from the exons ATGGAGGCcatcaaaaagaaaatgcagatgCTGAAGCTGGATAAAGAGAACGCCGTCGACCGCGCCGAGCAGGCCGAGTCCGACAAGAAGGCAGCAGAGGACAAGTGCAAGCAG CTAGAAGAAGAGCTCCTAGGCCTGCAGAAGAAGCTGAAGGGGACAGAGGATGAGCTGGACAAGTACTCTGAGGCCCTGAAAGATGCCCAGGAGAAGCTGGAGCTGTCCGAGAAGAAGGCGTCTGAC gcagagGGCGAGGTAGCTGCTCTGAACCGCAGGATTCAGCTAATCGAAGAGGAGCTGGACAGAGCCCAAGAGCGACTGGCCACTGCACTCCAAAAACTAGAGGAGGCAGAGAAAGCAGCTGATGAAAGCGagag GGGAATGAAGGTGATTGAGAACCGTGCTATGAAGGATGAGGAGAAGATGGAAATTCAGGAGCTACAGCTCAAGGAAGCCAAACACATCGCAGAGGAGGCCGATCGCAAGTACGAGGAGGTGGCTCGGAAGCTGGTGATCCTGGAGGGGGACCTGGAGAGGGCCGAGGAGAGGGCAGAGATTTCCGAGCT GAAAGGCGGAGacatggaggaggagctgaagaatgTAACCAATAACCTAAAGTCCCTTGAGGCCCAGTCTGAGAAG TACTCGGAGAAGGAAGACAAATATGAGGATGAGATTAAGCTGCTTTCTGACAAACTGAAGGAG GCAGAGACTCGTGCTGAGTTTGCAGAGAGGACTGTGGCCAAACTGGAAAAGACCATCGATGACCTCGAGG AGGGCCTGGCAGGTGCAAAGGAGGAAAATTTGAATTTGCACCAAGTGTTGGATCAAACACTTCAAGAGCTCAACAGCTTGTGA
- the tpm4b gene encoding tropomyosin 4b isoform X2, which translates to MEAIKKKMQMLKLDKENAVDRAEQAESDKKAAEDKCKQLEEELLGLQKKLKGTEDELDKYSEALKDAQEKLELSEKKASDAEGEVAALNRRIQLIEEELDRAQERLATALQKLEEAEKAADESERGMKVIENRAMKDEEKMEIQELQLKEAKHIAEEADRKYEEVARKLVILEGDLERAEERAEISELKGGDMEEELKNVTNNLKSLEAQSEKYSEKEDKYEDEIKLLSDKLKEAETRAEFAERTVAKLEKTIDDLEDELYAQKLKFKATSEELDHALNDMTSL; encoded by the exons ATGGAGGCcatcaaaaagaaaatgcagatgCTGAAGCTGGATAAAGAGAACGCCGTCGACCGCGCCGAGCAGGCCGAGTCCGACAAGAAGGCAGCAGAGGACAAGTGCAAGCAG CTAGAAGAAGAGCTCCTAGGCCTGCAGAAGAAGCTGAAGGGGACAGAGGATGAGCTGGACAAGTACTCTGAGGCCCTGAAAGATGCCCAGGAGAAGCTGGAGCTGTCCGAGAAGAAGGCGTCTGAC gcagagGGCGAGGTAGCTGCTCTGAACCGCAGGATTCAGCTAATCGAAGAGGAGCTGGACAGAGCCCAAGAGCGACTGGCCACTGCACTCCAAAAACTAGAGGAGGCAGAGAAAGCAGCTGATGAAAGCGagag GGGAATGAAGGTGATTGAGAACCGTGCTATGAAGGATGAGGAGAAGATGGAAATTCAGGAGCTACAGCTCAAGGAAGCCAAACACATCGCAGAGGAGGCCGATCGCAAGTACGAGGAGGTGGCTCGGAAGCTGGTGATCCTGGAGGGGGACCTGGAGAGGGCCGAGGAGAGGGCAGAGATTTCCGAGCT GAAAGGCGGAGacatggaggaggagctgaagaatgTAACCAATAACCTAAAGTCCCTTGAGGCCCAGTCTGAGAAG TACTCGGAGAAGGAAGACAAATATGAGGATGAGATTAAGCTGCTTTCTGACAAACTGAAGGAG GCAGAGACTCGTGCTGAGTTTGCAGAGAGGACTGTGGCCAAACTGGAAAAGACCATCGATGACCTCGAGG ATGAACTGTATGCTCAGAAGCTGAAATTCAAGGCAACTAGTGAAGAACTGGATCATGCACTTAATGACATGACCTCCCTATAG
- the tpm4b gene encoding tropomyosin 4b isoform X4: protein MSVNSLDAVKRKIQALQQQADDAEDRAQLLQRELDVERDLREKAEGEVAALNRRIQLIEEELDRAQERLATALQKLEEAEKAADESERGMKVIENRAMKDEEKMEIQELQLKEAKHIAEEADRKYEEVARKLVILEGDLERAEERAEISELKGGDMEEELKNVTNNLKSLEAQSEKYSEKEDKYEDEIKLLSDKLKEAETRAEFAERTVAKLEKTIDDLEDELYAQKLKFKATSEELDHALNDMTSL from the exons ATGTCTGTAAACTCGCTAGACGCAGTTAAACGAAAGATCCAGGCCTTGCAACAGCAGGCGGACGACGCAGAAGACCGAGCTCAGCTTTTGCAAAGGGAGCTGGACGTTGAGCGGGATCTGCGAGAGAAA gcagagGGCGAGGTAGCTGCTCTGAACCGCAGGATTCAGCTAATCGAAGAGGAGCTGGACAGAGCCCAAGAGCGACTGGCCACTGCACTCCAAAAACTAGAGGAGGCAGAGAAAGCAGCTGATGAAAGCGagag GGGAATGAAGGTGATTGAGAACCGTGCTATGAAGGATGAGGAGAAGATGGAAATTCAGGAGCTACAGCTCAAGGAAGCCAAACACATCGCAGAGGAGGCCGATCGCAAGTACGAGGAGGTGGCTCGGAAGCTGGTGATCCTGGAGGGGGACCTGGAGAGGGCCGAGGAGAGGGCAGAGATTTCCGAGCT GAAAGGCGGAGacatggaggaggagctgaagaatgTAACCAATAACCTAAAGTCCCTTGAGGCCCAGTCTGAGAAG TACTCGGAGAAGGAAGACAAATATGAGGATGAGATTAAGCTGCTTTCTGACAAACTGAAGGAG GCAGAGACTCGTGCTGAGTTTGCAGAGAGGACTGTGGCCAAACTGGAAAAGACCATCGATGACCTCGAGG ATGAACTGTATGCTCAGAAGCTGAAATTCAAGGCAACTAGTGAAGAACTGGATCATGCACTTAATGACATGACCTCCCTATAG
- the tpm4b gene encoding tropomyosin 4b isoform X3: protein MSVNSLDAVKRKIQALQQQADDAEDRAQLLQRELDVERDLREKAEGEVAALNRRIQLIEEELDRAQERLATALQKLEEAEKAADESERGMKVIENRAMKDEEKMEIQELQLKEAKHIAEEADRKYEEVARKLVILEGDLERAEERAEISELKGGDMEEELKNVTNNLKSLEAQSEKYSEKEDKYEDEIKLLSDKLKEAETRAEFAERTVAKLEKTIDDLEEGLAGAKEENLNLHQVLDQTLQELNSL, encoded by the exons ATGTCTGTAAACTCGCTAGACGCAGTTAAACGAAAGATCCAGGCCTTGCAACAGCAGGCGGACGACGCAGAAGACCGAGCTCAGCTTTTGCAAAGGGAGCTGGACGTTGAGCGGGATCTGCGAGAGAAA gcagagGGCGAGGTAGCTGCTCTGAACCGCAGGATTCAGCTAATCGAAGAGGAGCTGGACAGAGCCCAAGAGCGACTGGCCACTGCACTCCAAAAACTAGAGGAGGCAGAGAAAGCAGCTGATGAAAGCGagag GGGAATGAAGGTGATTGAGAACCGTGCTATGAAGGATGAGGAGAAGATGGAAATTCAGGAGCTACAGCTCAAGGAAGCCAAACACATCGCAGAGGAGGCCGATCGCAAGTACGAGGAGGTGGCTCGGAAGCTGGTGATCCTGGAGGGGGACCTGGAGAGGGCCGAGGAGAGGGCAGAGATTTCCGAGCT GAAAGGCGGAGacatggaggaggagctgaagaatgTAACCAATAACCTAAAGTCCCTTGAGGCCCAGTCTGAGAAG TACTCGGAGAAGGAAGACAAATATGAGGATGAGATTAAGCTGCTTTCTGACAAACTGAAGGAG GCAGAGACTCGTGCTGAGTTTGCAGAGAGGACTGTGGCCAAACTGGAAAAGACCATCGATGACCTCGAGG AGGGCCTGGCAGGTGCAAAGGAGGAAAATTTGAATTTGCACCAAGTGTTGGATCAAACACTTCAAGAGCTCAACAGCTTGTGA
- the rab8a gene encoding ras-related protein Rab-8A, with protein sequence MAKTYDYLFKLLLIGDSGVGKTCVLFRFSEDAFNSTFISTIGIDFKIRTIELDGKKIKLQIWDTAGQERFRTITTAYYRGAMGIMLVYDITNEKSFDNIKNWIRNIEEHASADVEKMILGNKCDINDKRQVSKERGEKLALEYGIKFMETSAKANINVENAFLTLARDIKAKMDTKLEGNNPQGSNHGVKITTEPQRKSSFFRCVLL encoded by the exons ATGGCGAAGACTTACGATTATTTGTTTAAACTGCTGTTAATCGGGGACTCCGGAGTTGGAAAGACCTGTGTATTGTTCAGGTTCTCCGAGGATGCCTTTAACTCAACCTTTATCTCCACGATAG GTATTGATTTCAAGATTAGGACAATAGAGTTAGATGGCAAGAAGATCAAGTTGCAGATATG GGACACAGCAGGGCAGGAACGATTCCGGACGATCACAACGGCGTATTATAGGGGTGCAATG GGCATTATGCTGGTATATGACATCACCAATGAGAAGTCGTTTGACAACATCAAGAACTGGATTAGGAATATTGAGGAG CATGCATCGGCAGATGTAGAGAAGATGATTCTAGGGAATAAATGTGATATCAACGACAAGCGACAGGTGTccaaagagagaggagagaag TTGGCATTAGAGTATGGCATCAAGTTTATGGAGACGAGCGCGAAGGCCAACATCAACGTTGAGAAC GCATTCTTAACACTTGCCAGAGACATCAAAGCAAAGATGGACACAAAATTG GAGGGCAACAACCCCCAGGGCAGCAACCATGGAGTGAAGATCACCACAGAGCCGCAGAGAAAGAGCAGCTTCTTCCGTTGTGTCCTATTGTGA